A stretch of the Osmerus mordax isolate fOsmMor3 chromosome 12, fOsmMor3.pri, whole genome shotgun sequence genome encodes the following:
- the anxa6 gene encoding annexin A6 isoform X2, with amino-acid sequence MGGGFRGTITDAPDFDPSADAETLYNAMKGIGSDKEAILDLVTSRSNAQRQEVIAAYKSNFGQDLIDDLKYELTGKFERLIVSLMRTPAQHDAKEIHDAIKGAGTDEKCLIEILASRNNDQIHDMVEAYREAYGDIEEDVIGDTSGHFKKMLVVLLQGTRDESGVVDADLVEQDAQDLFAAGEEQWGTDEARFIMLLGNRSVTHLHMVFDEYQKITETSIEDSLKSELSGDFETLMLAVVQCIRSVPMFFARRLYKSMKGLGTADNSLIRIMISRSEIDMLDIRECFRLRYEKSLYNMILDDTSGEYKRTLLNLCGGDDDLAGEFFPEAAQLAYKMWEMSATTKIKLRATVYPDSDFDPASDAQALRKAMKGFGTDEDVIIEIVAKRSNEQRQEIRQAFKSLLGRDLMKDLKSELSKNLERLIISLMLTPAEFDAKMMRKAMEGAGTDEHALIEILVTRSNEEIHAMNDAYELAYKKSLEHAIQSDTSGRFCQILVSLLQGAREEGPADFERADADAQELADACNADSDDMEIKFMSILCTRSFPHLRRVFQEFVRCSNKDIEQIIKKEMSGDVKNAMFGIVRSVKNQPSYFADRLYKAMKGLGTDDRALIRIMVSRCEIDMFNIRKEFKDTHEASLHEFIQGDTSGDYRKTLLLLCGGED; translated from the exons ATGGGAGGG GGTTTCCGAGGTACGATTACTGACGCTCCAGACTTTGACCCCAGCGCAGATGCTGAGACTCTCTACAATGCTATGAAAGGCATAG GCAGCGATAAGGAGGCCATCTTGGACTTAGTCACCTCCAGAAGCAATGCACAGAGGCAGGAGGTCATCGCAGCATACAAGTCTAACTTTGGACAG gacctgATCGATGACCTGAAATATGAGCTGACGGGCAAGTTTGAGCGTCTCATCGTCAGTTTGATGAGGACTCCAGCTCAGCATGACGCCAAAGAGATCCACGATGCCATCAAA GGGGCGGGGACAGATGAAAAATGCTTGATTGAAATCCTGGCATCCAGAAACAATGATCAGATCCACGACATGGTGGAGGCCTACAGGGAAG CTTATGGCGACATCGAAGAGGACGTGATAGGGGACACTTCAGGACACTTTAAGAAGATGCTGGTTGTTTTACTACAG GGGACCAGAGATGAGTCAGGTGTGGTGGACGCAGACCTGGTGGAGCAAGATGCACAG GACCTGTTTGCTGCGGGGGAGGAGCAATGGGGGACGGATGAGGCCCGATTCATCATGTTGCTGGGAAACCGCAGCGTGACCCACCTCCACATGG TGTTTGATGAATACCAGAAGATTACAGAGACGTCCATAGAGGACAGCCTTAAGAGTGAGCTCTCCGGGGACTTTGAGACGCTCATGCTTGCTGTCG TGCAGTGCATCCGGAGTGTTCCTATGTTCTTTGCCAGGCGCCTCTACAAATCAATGAAG GGCCTCGGCACGGCTGACAACAGTCTGATCCGGATAATGATTTCTCGCTCCGAAATAGACATGCTGGACATCAGGGAATGCTTCCGTCTACGATACGAGAAGTCGCTGTACAACATGATTCTG GATGACACTTCAGGAGAATACAAGCGGACTCTGCTCAATCTCTGTGGAGGAGATGATGA CTTAGCTGGAGAGTTCTTCCCTGAAGCTGCTCAGCTAGCCTACAAGATGTGGGAGATGAGTGCCACGACCAAAATCAAG CTAAGAGCAACAGTTTATCCTGACTCCGATTTTGATCCTGCCAGTGATGCTCAAGCGCTGAGAAAGGCCATGAAGGGATTTG GCACTGATGAAGATGTCATTATTGAAATTGTCGCTAAGAGAAGCAATGAGCAGAGACAAGAGATCAGACAGGCCTTCAAGTCACTTCTTGGCAGG GATCTAATGAAGGACCTGAAGTCAGAACTGTCCAAGAACTTAGAAAGGCTGATCATCAGCCTCATGTTGACCCCGGCAGAGTTTGATGCCAAGATGATGAGGAAAGCCATGGAG GGTGCTGGCACAGATGAACACGCTCTGATCGAGATTCTGGTCACCAGGAGCAACGAGGAGATCCACGCCATGAACGATGCCTATGAGCTTG CGTACAAGAAGAGCTTGGAGCATGCCATCCAGTCAGACACCTCAGGGCGCTTCTGTCAGATCCTGGTGTCACTGCTGCAG GGAGCTAGAGAGGAGGGGCCTGCAGACTTTGAGAGAGCTGACGCAGACGCCCAG GAACTCGCAGATGCTTGCAATGCAGACTCAGATGATATGGAGATCAAGTTCATGAGTATTCTGTGCACCAGAAGCTTCCCCCATCTTAGGAGAG TGTTCCAAGAATTTGTCAGATGCTCTAACAAGGACATTGAACAGATCATCAAGAAGGAGATGTCTGGAGATGTTAAAAACGCCATGTTTGGCATAG TTCGCAGTGTTAAGAACCAGCCCTCTTACTTTGCCGACCGCTTGTACAAAGCCATGAAg GGCCTTGGCACAGACGACAGAGCTCTGATACGCATCATGGTGTCCCGCTGTGAAATCGACATGTTCAACATTCGCAAGGAGTTCAAAGACACGCACGAGGCCTCGCTCCATGAATTCATCCAG GGTGATACGTCAGGAGACTATCGCAAaactctgctgctgctgtgtggaggagaaGACTGA
- the anxa6 gene encoding annexin A6 isoform X1, translating into MGGGFRGTITDAPDFDPSADAETLYNAMKGIGSDKEAILDLVTSRSNAQRQEVIAAYKSNFGQDLIDDLKYELTGKFERLIVSLMRTPAQHDAKEIHDAIKGAGTDEKCLIEILASRNNDQIHDMVEAYREAYGDIEEDVIGDTSGHFKKMLVVLLQGTRDESGVVDADLVEQDAQDLFAAGEEQWGTDEARFIMLLGNRSVTHLHMVFDEYQKITETSIEDSLKSELSGDFETLMLAVVQCIRSVPMFFARRLYKSMKGLGTADNSLIRIMISRSEIDMLDIRECFRLRYEKSLYNMILDDTSGEYKRTLLNLCGGDDDLAGEFFPEAAQLAYKMWEMSATTKIKLRATVYPDSDFDPASDAQALRKAMKGFGTDEDVIIEIVAKRSNEQRQEIRQAFKSLLGRDLMKDLKSELSKNLERLIISLMLTPAEFDAKMMRKAMEGAGTDEHALIEILVTRSNEEIHAMNDAYELAYKKSLEHAIQSDTSGRFCQILVSLLQGAREEGPADFERADADAQELADACNADSDDMEIKFMSILCTRSFPHLRRVFQEFVRCSNKDIEQIIKKEMSGDVKNAMFGIVRSVKNQPSYFADRLYKAMKGLGTDDRALIRIMVSRCEIDMFNIRKEFKDTHEASLHEFIQVETMVGDTSGDYRKTLLLLCGGED; encoded by the exons ATGGGAGGG GGTTTCCGAGGTACGATTACTGACGCTCCAGACTTTGACCCCAGCGCAGATGCTGAGACTCTCTACAATGCTATGAAAGGCATAG GCAGCGATAAGGAGGCCATCTTGGACTTAGTCACCTCCAGAAGCAATGCACAGAGGCAGGAGGTCATCGCAGCATACAAGTCTAACTTTGGACAG gacctgATCGATGACCTGAAATATGAGCTGACGGGCAAGTTTGAGCGTCTCATCGTCAGTTTGATGAGGACTCCAGCTCAGCATGACGCCAAAGAGATCCACGATGCCATCAAA GGGGCGGGGACAGATGAAAAATGCTTGATTGAAATCCTGGCATCCAGAAACAATGATCAGATCCACGACATGGTGGAGGCCTACAGGGAAG CTTATGGCGACATCGAAGAGGACGTGATAGGGGACACTTCAGGACACTTTAAGAAGATGCTGGTTGTTTTACTACAG GGGACCAGAGATGAGTCAGGTGTGGTGGACGCAGACCTGGTGGAGCAAGATGCACAG GACCTGTTTGCTGCGGGGGAGGAGCAATGGGGGACGGATGAGGCCCGATTCATCATGTTGCTGGGAAACCGCAGCGTGACCCACCTCCACATGG TGTTTGATGAATACCAGAAGATTACAGAGACGTCCATAGAGGACAGCCTTAAGAGTGAGCTCTCCGGGGACTTTGAGACGCTCATGCTTGCTGTCG TGCAGTGCATCCGGAGTGTTCCTATGTTCTTTGCCAGGCGCCTCTACAAATCAATGAAG GGCCTCGGCACGGCTGACAACAGTCTGATCCGGATAATGATTTCTCGCTCCGAAATAGACATGCTGGACATCAGGGAATGCTTCCGTCTACGATACGAGAAGTCGCTGTACAACATGATTCTG GATGACACTTCAGGAGAATACAAGCGGACTCTGCTCAATCTCTGTGGAGGAGATGATGA CTTAGCTGGAGAGTTCTTCCCTGAAGCTGCTCAGCTAGCCTACAAGATGTGGGAGATGAGTGCCACGACCAAAATCAAG CTAAGAGCAACAGTTTATCCTGACTCCGATTTTGATCCTGCCAGTGATGCTCAAGCGCTGAGAAAGGCCATGAAGGGATTTG GCACTGATGAAGATGTCATTATTGAAATTGTCGCTAAGAGAAGCAATGAGCAGAGACAAGAGATCAGACAGGCCTTCAAGTCACTTCTTGGCAGG GATCTAATGAAGGACCTGAAGTCAGAACTGTCCAAGAACTTAGAAAGGCTGATCATCAGCCTCATGTTGACCCCGGCAGAGTTTGATGCCAAGATGATGAGGAAAGCCATGGAG GGTGCTGGCACAGATGAACACGCTCTGATCGAGATTCTGGTCACCAGGAGCAACGAGGAGATCCACGCCATGAACGATGCCTATGAGCTTG CGTACAAGAAGAGCTTGGAGCATGCCATCCAGTCAGACACCTCAGGGCGCTTCTGTCAGATCCTGGTGTCACTGCTGCAG GGAGCTAGAGAGGAGGGGCCTGCAGACTTTGAGAGAGCTGACGCAGACGCCCAG GAACTCGCAGATGCTTGCAATGCAGACTCAGATGATATGGAGATCAAGTTCATGAGTATTCTGTGCACCAGAAGCTTCCCCCATCTTAGGAGAG TGTTCCAAGAATTTGTCAGATGCTCTAACAAGGACATTGAACAGATCATCAAGAAGGAGATGTCTGGAGATGTTAAAAACGCCATGTTTGGCATAG TTCGCAGTGTTAAGAACCAGCCCTCTTACTTTGCCGACCGCTTGTACAAAGCCATGAAg GGCCTTGGCACAGACGACAGAGCTCTGATACGCATCATGGTGTCCCGCTGTGAAATCGACATGTTCAACATTCGCAAGGAGTTCAAAGACACGCACGAGGCCTCGCTCCATGAATTCATCCAGGTAGAAACCATGGTT GGTGATACGTCAGGAGACTATCGCAAaactctgctgctgctgtgtggaggagaaGACTGA
- the tnip1 gene encoding TNFAIP3-interacting protein 1 isoform X1: protein MNEERKRGRKDKVFRAPCLVSEAVAMEGKGPYRIYDPGGGEAKAREEAGGGSSYRLLLEENSVLRERMKGLKSLGELLEESQSEASRLRQRVEELVRDNEALKSSTSSYATSLCMGGPIQTETRAQGKPLGADQRETQSSQAGKALQPEQPCEGLSEFELVNMEEKASDQQATGAGAAHAPQENMELASQLQRLESSFSIFAEESNPNQLLAHLGRMAVEFHHLSSKVQKNEQRTSLLQTLCEQLRQENNELRKKMEEDLQYRNRDLEQLRQENQKLKELVTGEGAAPAEGGEPAEAKEEPAKEETPSVRSKMEVSTPQKSGKAGERTPTKPCEPEVYEKKIKLLEKQRKDVLEVNKQWDIQWNSMKSQFEQKITDLRQRLADSQKAVLELEAEREQRQRDYDKKLLLAKSKIENVQGEKECLNSETVELKQKVRYLQDQLLPLSKQREYQEKEIQRLNRALEEALNLHPPSSSQQPPGQGNHGDGASNLRKQELLTQIAVLKEQVKIFEEDFRKERSDRERMNEEKEDLRRQVERLQGQMTNLTNQLHQAQNECQRERTERCKLERLQMQHHKQVGPQGLEGWPAHFPPRAPNAAGAAAAAAAAAPPPGRDFQPVTPAFPWQSSFPQPRGPRGAGEGSRPPPENADQSTTAGFGKRERQNIDPGKH, encoded by the exons ATGaacgaggagagaaagagaggccgaAAAGACAAAGTG TTTAGAGCTCCGTGCCTGGTGAGTGAGGCGGTGGCGATGGAAGGAAAGGGCCCGTACCGCATCTATGACCCGGGTGGGGGTGAGGCCAaggccagggaggaggctggagggggcagcAGCTACCGGCTGCTCCTGGAGGAGAACAGCgtgttgagagagaggatgaagggcCTGAAGAGCTTAG GAGAGCTTCTGGAGGAGTCCCAGTCCGAGGCGAGCAGGCTCCGACAGcgggtggaggagctggtgagAGACAACGAGgccctcaagtcctccacctccagctacGCCACCAGCTTGTGTATGGGTGGACCCATCCAGACGGAAACACGAG CTCAAGGTAAGCCCCTGGgtgctgaccagagagagacccagtCAAGCCAGGCAGGAAAGGCTCTCCAGCCAGAGCAGCCCTGT GAGGGTTTGTCGGAATTTGAGTTGGTGAATATGGAAGAGAAGGCCTCGGATCAACAAGCA ACCGGGGCAGGAGCGGCACACGCACCCCAAGAGAACATGGAACTGGCCAGCCAGCTGCAGAGACTGGAGAGCTCCTTCAGTATCTTCGCCGAGGAGTCCAACCCCAACCAGTTGCTCGCTCACCTGGGCCGCATGGCCGTGGAGTtccaccacctctcctccaagGTCCAGAAGAATGAGCAGAGGACTTCTCTTCTACAG ACACTGTGTGAGCAGCTGAGGCAGGAGAACAACGAACTTCGAAAGAAAATGGAGGAGGATCTTCAGTACAGGAATCGAGACTTGGAACAACTCAG ACAGGAGAACCAGAAGCTGAAAGAGCTGGTCACCGGGGAAGGAGCAGCTCCAGCGGAGGGTGGTGAGCCTGCCGAGGCCAAAGAAGAGCCGGCCAAAGAGGAAACGCCCAGTGTAAGATCCAAGATGGAGGTTTCCACGCCGCAGAAG AGTGggaaagcaggagagagaactCCAACCAAGCCGTGTGAACCGGAGGTGTACGAGAAGAAGATCAAGCTTTTGGAGAAGCAGAGAAAGGAT GTGCTGGAGGTGAACAAGCAGTGGGATATTCAGTGGAACTCCATGAAGTCCCAGTTTGAACAGAAG ATCACAGACCTCAGGCAGCGCCTTGCCGACTCCCAGAAGGCCGTGCTGGAGCTGGAGGCGGAGCGAGAACAGCGCCAACGGGACTACGACAAGAAGCTGCTGCTGGCCAAGTCCAAGATCGAGAACGTGCAG gGGGAGAAAGAGTGCTTGAACTCGGAGACGGTGGAGCTGAAGCAGAAGGTTCGGTACCTCCAGGACCAGCTGCTGCCCCTCAGCAAACAGAGAGAGTACCAGGAGAAGGAGATCCAACGCCTCAACAGG gCTTTAGAAGAGGCCCTGAAtctacaccccccctcctcctcccagcaacCACCTGGGCAGGGTAACCACGGCGATGGGGCCAGCAACTTGAGGAAGCAGGAGCTGCTCACACAAATTGCAGTGCTGAAAGAACAA GTAAAGATCTTCGAGGAGGACTTCAGGAAAGAGAGGAGCGACAGAGAGCGGATGAACGAGGAAAAGGAAGACTTGAGGCGGCAGGTGGAAAGACTGCAGGGCCAGATGACTAATCTGACTAATCAG CTTCACCAGGCCCAGAACGAGTGTCAGAGAGAGCGCACGGAGCGCTGCAAGCTGGAGAGACTGCAGATGCAGCACCACAAACAG GTGGGGCCCCAGGGCCTGGAGGGCTGGCCCGCCCACTTCCCTCCCCGGGCTCCCAACGCTGCCGGCGCCGCCGCTGCAGCTGCCGCCGCAGCCCCGCCCCCTGGACGAGACTTCCAACCTGTCACCCCG gcGTTCCCCTGGCAGTCGTCCTTCCCCCAGCCCCGGGGCCcccgaggagcaggggagggctcCCGGCCCCCTCCGGAGAATGCAG ATCAGTCCACAACGGCAGGCTTTGGGAAAAGGGAGCGACAGAACATCGACCCTGGAAAGCACTAA
- the tnip1 gene encoding TNFAIP3-interacting protein 1 isoform X2, translating into MEGKGPYRIYDPGGGEAKAREEAGGGSSYRLLLEENSVLRERMKGLKSLGELLEESQSEASRLRQRVEELVRDNEALKSSTSSYATSLCMGGPIQTETRAQGKPLGADQRETQSSQAGKALQPEQPCEGLSEFELVNMEEKASDQQATGAGAAHAPQENMELASQLQRLESSFSIFAEESNPNQLLAHLGRMAVEFHHLSSKVQKNEQRTSLLQTLCEQLRQENNELRKKMEEDLQYRNRDLEQLRQENQKLKELVTGEGAAPAEGGEPAEAKEEPAKEETPSVRSKMEVSTPQKSGKAGERTPTKPCEPEVYEKKIKLLEKQRKDVLEVNKQWDIQWNSMKSQFEQKITDLRQRLADSQKAVLELEAEREQRQRDYDKKLLLAKSKIENVQGEKECLNSETVELKQKVRYLQDQLLPLSKQREYQEKEIQRLNRALEEALNLHPPSSSQQPPGQGNHGDGASNLRKQELLTQIAVLKEQVKIFEEDFRKERSDRERMNEEKEDLRRQVERLQGQMTNLTNQLHQAQNECQRERTERCKLERLQMQHHKQVGPQGLEGWPAHFPPRAPNAAGAAAAAAAAAPPPGRDFQPVTPAFPWQSSFPQPRGPRGAGEGSRPPPENADQSTTAGFGKRERQNIDPGKH; encoded by the exons ATGGAAGGAAAGGGCCCGTACCGCATCTATGACCCGGGTGGGGGTGAGGCCAaggccagggaggaggctggagggggcagcAGCTACCGGCTGCTCCTGGAGGAGAACAGCgtgttgagagagaggatgaagggcCTGAAGAGCTTAG GAGAGCTTCTGGAGGAGTCCCAGTCCGAGGCGAGCAGGCTCCGACAGcgggtggaggagctggtgagAGACAACGAGgccctcaagtcctccacctccagctacGCCACCAGCTTGTGTATGGGTGGACCCATCCAGACGGAAACACGAG CTCAAGGTAAGCCCCTGGgtgctgaccagagagagacccagtCAAGCCAGGCAGGAAAGGCTCTCCAGCCAGAGCAGCCCTGT GAGGGTTTGTCGGAATTTGAGTTGGTGAATATGGAAGAGAAGGCCTCGGATCAACAAGCA ACCGGGGCAGGAGCGGCACACGCACCCCAAGAGAACATGGAACTGGCCAGCCAGCTGCAGAGACTGGAGAGCTCCTTCAGTATCTTCGCCGAGGAGTCCAACCCCAACCAGTTGCTCGCTCACCTGGGCCGCATGGCCGTGGAGTtccaccacctctcctccaagGTCCAGAAGAATGAGCAGAGGACTTCTCTTCTACAG ACACTGTGTGAGCAGCTGAGGCAGGAGAACAACGAACTTCGAAAGAAAATGGAGGAGGATCTTCAGTACAGGAATCGAGACTTGGAACAACTCAG ACAGGAGAACCAGAAGCTGAAAGAGCTGGTCACCGGGGAAGGAGCAGCTCCAGCGGAGGGTGGTGAGCCTGCCGAGGCCAAAGAAGAGCCGGCCAAAGAGGAAACGCCCAGTGTAAGATCCAAGATGGAGGTTTCCACGCCGCAGAAG AGTGggaaagcaggagagagaactCCAACCAAGCCGTGTGAACCGGAGGTGTACGAGAAGAAGATCAAGCTTTTGGAGAAGCAGAGAAAGGAT GTGCTGGAGGTGAACAAGCAGTGGGATATTCAGTGGAACTCCATGAAGTCCCAGTTTGAACAGAAG ATCACAGACCTCAGGCAGCGCCTTGCCGACTCCCAGAAGGCCGTGCTGGAGCTGGAGGCGGAGCGAGAACAGCGCCAACGGGACTACGACAAGAAGCTGCTGCTGGCCAAGTCCAAGATCGAGAACGTGCAG gGGGAGAAAGAGTGCTTGAACTCGGAGACGGTGGAGCTGAAGCAGAAGGTTCGGTACCTCCAGGACCAGCTGCTGCCCCTCAGCAAACAGAGAGAGTACCAGGAGAAGGAGATCCAACGCCTCAACAGG gCTTTAGAAGAGGCCCTGAAtctacaccccccctcctcctcccagcaacCACCTGGGCAGGGTAACCACGGCGATGGGGCCAGCAACTTGAGGAAGCAGGAGCTGCTCACACAAATTGCAGTGCTGAAAGAACAA GTAAAGATCTTCGAGGAGGACTTCAGGAAAGAGAGGAGCGACAGAGAGCGGATGAACGAGGAAAAGGAAGACTTGAGGCGGCAGGTGGAAAGACTGCAGGGCCAGATGACTAATCTGACTAATCAG CTTCACCAGGCCCAGAACGAGTGTCAGAGAGAGCGCACGGAGCGCTGCAAGCTGGAGAGACTGCAGATGCAGCACCACAAACAG GTGGGGCCCCAGGGCCTGGAGGGCTGGCCCGCCCACTTCCCTCCCCGGGCTCCCAACGCTGCCGGCGCCGCCGCTGCAGCTGCCGCCGCAGCCCCGCCCCCTGGACGAGACTTCCAACCTGTCACCCCG gcGTTCCCCTGGCAGTCGTCCTTCCCCCAGCCCCGGGGCCcccgaggagcaggggagggctcCCGGCCCCCTCCGGAGAATGCAG ATCAGTCCACAACGGCAGGCTTTGGGAAAAGGGAGCGACAGAACATCGACCCTGGAAAGCACTAA
- the tnip1 gene encoding TNFAIP3-interacting protein 1 isoform X3, protein MEGKGPYRIYDPGGGEAKAREEAGGGSSYRLLLEENSVLRERMKGLKSLGELLEESQSEASRLRQRVEELVRDNEALKSSTSSYATSLCMGGPIQTETRAQGKPLGADQRETQSSQAGKALQPEQPCEGLSEFELVNMEEKASDQQATGAGAAHAPQENMELASQLQRLESSFSIFAEESNPNQLLAHLGRMAVEFHHLSSKVQKNEQRTSLLQTLCEQLRQENNELRKKMEEDLQYRNRDLEQLRQENQKLKELVTGEGAAPAEGGEPAEAKEEPAKEETPSVRSKMEVSTPQKSGKAGERTPTKPCEPEVYEKKIKLLEKQRKDVLEVNKQWDIQWNSMKSQFEQKITDLRQRLADSQKAVLELEAEREQRQRDYDKKLLLAKSKIENVQGEKECLNSETVELKQKVRYLQDQLLPLSKQREYQEKEIQRLNRALEEALNLHPPSSSQQPPGQGNHGDGASNLRKQELLTQIAVLKEQVKIFEEDFRKERSDRERMNEEKEDLRRQVERLQGQMTNLTNQLHQAQNECQRERTERCKLERLQMQHHKQAFPWQSSFPQPRGPRGAGEGSRPPPENADQSTTAGFGKRERQNIDPGKH, encoded by the exons ATGGAAGGAAAGGGCCCGTACCGCATCTATGACCCGGGTGGGGGTGAGGCCAaggccagggaggaggctggagggggcagcAGCTACCGGCTGCTCCTGGAGGAGAACAGCgtgttgagagagaggatgaagggcCTGAAGAGCTTAG GAGAGCTTCTGGAGGAGTCCCAGTCCGAGGCGAGCAGGCTCCGACAGcgggtggaggagctggtgagAGACAACGAGgccctcaagtcctccacctccagctacGCCACCAGCTTGTGTATGGGTGGACCCATCCAGACGGAAACACGAG CTCAAGGTAAGCCCCTGGgtgctgaccagagagagacccagtCAAGCCAGGCAGGAAAGGCTCTCCAGCCAGAGCAGCCCTGT GAGGGTTTGTCGGAATTTGAGTTGGTGAATATGGAAGAGAAGGCCTCGGATCAACAAGCA ACCGGGGCAGGAGCGGCACACGCACCCCAAGAGAACATGGAACTGGCCAGCCAGCTGCAGAGACTGGAGAGCTCCTTCAGTATCTTCGCCGAGGAGTCCAACCCCAACCAGTTGCTCGCTCACCTGGGCCGCATGGCCGTGGAGTtccaccacctctcctccaagGTCCAGAAGAATGAGCAGAGGACTTCTCTTCTACAG ACACTGTGTGAGCAGCTGAGGCAGGAGAACAACGAACTTCGAAAGAAAATGGAGGAGGATCTTCAGTACAGGAATCGAGACTTGGAACAACTCAG ACAGGAGAACCAGAAGCTGAAAGAGCTGGTCACCGGGGAAGGAGCAGCTCCAGCGGAGGGTGGTGAGCCTGCCGAGGCCAAAGAAGAGCCGGCCAAAGAGGAAACGCCCAGTGTAAGATCCAAGATGGAGGTTTCCACGCCGCAGAAG AGTGggaaagcaggagagagaactCCAACCAAGCCGTGTGAACCGGAGGTGTACGAGAAGAAGATCAAGCTTTTGGAGAAGCAGAGAAAGGAT GTGCTGGAGGTGAACAAGCAGTGGGATATTCAGTGGAACTCCATGAAGTCCCAGTTTGAACAGAAG ATCACAGACCTCAGGCAGCGCCTTGCCGACTCCCAGAAGGCCGTGCTGGAGCTGGAGGCGGAGCGAGAACAGCGCCAACGGGACTACGACAAGAAGCTGCTGCTGGCCAAGTCCAAGATCGAGAACGTGCAG gGGGAGAAAGAGTGCTTGAACTCGGAGACGGTGGAGCTGAAGCAGAAGGTTCGGTACCTCCAGGACCAGCTGCTGCCCCTCAGCAAACAGAGAGAGTACCAGGAGAAGGAGATCCAACGCCTCAACAGG gCTTTAGAAGAGGCCCTGAAtctacaccccccctcctcctcccagcaacCACCTGGGCAGGGTAACCACGGCGATGGGGCCAGCAACTTGAGGAAGCAGGAGCTGCTCACACAAATTGCAGTGCTGAAAGAACAA GTAAAGATCTTCGAGGAGGACTTCAGGAAAGAGAGGAGCGACAGAGAGCGGATGAACGAGGAAAAGGAAGACTTGAGGCGGCAGGTGGAAAGACTGCAGGGCCAGATGACTAATCTGACTAATCAG CTTCACCAGGCCCAGAACGAGTGTCAGAGAGAGCGCACGGAGCGCTGCAAGCTGGAGAGACTGCAGATGCAGCACCACAAACAG gcGTTCCCCTGGCAGTCGTCCTTCCCCCAGCCCCGGGGCCcccgaggagcaggggagggctcCCGGCCCCCTCCGGAGAATGCAG ATCAGTCCACAACGGCAGGCTTTGGGAAAAGGGAGCGACAGAACATCGACCCTGGAAAGCACTAA